A portion of the Macaca mulatta isolate MMU2019108-1 chromosome 2, T2T-MMU8v2.0, whole genome shotgun sequence genome contains these proteins:
- the NICN1 gene encoding nicolin-1 isoform X2: protein MSRILVPCHVKGTVALQVGDVRTSQGRPGVLVIDVTFPSVAPFELQEITFKNYYTAFLSIRVRQHTSAHTPAKWVTCLRDYCLMPDPHSEEGAQEYVSLFKHQSPSMTFPKWLSHPVPCEQPALLCEGLPDPSRVSSEVQQMWALTEMIRASHTSARIGRFDVDGCYDLNLLSYT from the exons ATGTCCCGCATTTTGGTGCCTTGCCATGTGAAAGGCACCGTAGCCCTCCAGGTGGGCGACGTGCGGACCTCCCAAGGCCGGCCTGGCGTGCTGGTCATCGATGTCACCTTCCCCAGCGTCGCTCCCTTCGAG TTGCAGGAGATCACATTTAAGAATTACTACACAGCTTTTTTGAGCATCCGTGTCCGTCAGCACACCTCTGCACACACACCTGCCAAGTGGGTGACCTGCCTGCGGGACTACTGTCTAATGCCCGACCCACACAGTGAGGAGGGAGCCCAGGAGTATGTATCGCTGTTCAAGCATCAG AGCCCCTCCATGACCTTCCCCAAGTGGCTCTCCCACCCAGTGCCCTGTGAGCAACCTGCACTCCTCTGTGAG GGTCTCCCAGACCCCAGCAGGGTATCCTCCGAGGTGCAGCAGATGTGGGCACTGACAGAGATGATCCGGGCCAGTCACACCTCCGCGAGGATCGGCCGTTTTGAT GTGGATGGCTGTTATGACCTGAACTTGCTCTCCTACACTTGA
- the NICN1 gene encoding nicolin-1 isoform X1 yields MSRILVPCHVKGTVALQVGDVRTSQGRPGVLVIDVTFPSVAPFEEITFKNYYTAFLSIRVRQHTSAHTPAKWVTCLRDYCLMPDPHSEEGAQEYVSLFKHQMLCDMARVLELRLILRQPSPLWLSFTVEELQIYQQGPKSPSMTFPKWLSHPVPCEQPALLCEGLPDPSRVSSEVQQMWALTEMIRASHTSARIGRFDVDGCYDLNLLSYT; encoded by the exons ATGTCCCGCATTTTGGTGCCTTGCCATGTGAAAGGCACCGTAGCCCTCCAGGTGGGCGACGTGCGGACCTCCCAAGGCCGGCCTGGCGTGCTGGTCATCGATGTCACCTTCCCCAGCGTCGCTCCCTTCGAG GAGATCACATTTAAGAATTACTACACAGCTTTTTTGAGCATCCGTGTCCGTCAGCACACCTCTGCACACACACCTGCCAAGTGGGTGACCTGCCTGCGGGACTACTGTCTAATGCCCGACCCACACAGTGAGGAGGGAGCCCAGGAGTATGTATCGCTGTTCAAGCATCAG atgCTGTGTGACATGGCCAGAGTATTGGAGCTACGCCTGATTCTGCGGCAGCCATCACCACTGTGGCTGTCTTTCACAGTGGAGGAGCTGCAGATCTATCAGCAGGGACCAAAG AGCCCCTCCATGACCTTCCCCAAGTGGCTCTCCCACCCAGTGCCCTGTGAGCAACCTGCACTCCTCTGTGAG GGTCTCCCAGACCCCAGCAGGGTATCCTCCGAGGTGCAGCAGATGTGGGCACTGACAGAGATGATCCGGGCCAGTCACACCTCCGCGAGGATCGGCCGTTTTGAT GTGGATGGCTGTTATGACCTGAACTTGCTCTCCTACACTTGA
- the NICN1 gene encoding nicolin-1 isoform X3: protein MSRILVPCHVKGTVALQVGDVRTSQGRPGVLVIDVTFPSVAPFEEITFKNYYTAFLSIRVRQHTSAHTPAKWVTCLRDYCLMPDPHSEEGAQEYVSLFKHQSPSMTFPKWLSHPVPCEQPALLCEGLPDPSRVSSEVQQMWALTEMIRASHTSARIGRFDVDGCYDLNLLSYT, encoded by the exons ATGTCCCGCATTTTGGTGCCTTGCCATGTGAAAGGCACCGTAGCCCTCCAGGTGGGCGACGTGCGGACCTCCCAAGGCCGGCCTGGCGTGCTGGTCATCGATGTCACCTTCCCCAGCGTCGCTCCCTTCGAG GAGATCACATTTAAGAATTACTACACAGCTTTTTTGAGCATCCGTGTCCGTCAGCACACCTCTGCACACACACCTGCCAAGTGGGTGACCTGCCTGCGGGACTACTGTCTAATGCCCGACCCACACAGTGAGGAGGGAGCCCAGGAGTATGTATCGCTGTTCAAGCATCAG AGCCCCTCCATGACCTTCCCCAAGTGGCTCTCCCACCCAGTGCCCTGTGAGCAACCTGCACTCCTCTGTGAG GGTCTCCCAGACCCCAGCAGGGTATCCTCCGAGGTGCAGCAGATGTGGGCACTGACAGAGATGATCCGGGCCAGTCACACCTCCGCGAGGATCGGCCGTTTTGAT GTGGATGGCTGTTATGACCTGAACTTGCTCTCCTACACTTGA
- the NICN1 gene encoding nicolin-1, producing MSRILVPCHVKGTVALQVGDVRTSQGRPGVLVIDVTFPSVAPFELQEITFKNYYTAFLSIRVRQHTSAHTPAKWVTCLRDYCLMPDPHSEEGAQEYVSLFKHQMLCDMARVLELRLILRQPSPLWLSFTVEELQIYQQGPKSPSMTFPKWLSHPVPCEQPALLCEGLPDPSRVSSEVQQMWALTEMIRASHTSARIGRFDVDGCYDLNLLSYT from the exons ATGTCCCGCATTTTGGTGCCTTGCCATGTGAAAGGCACCGTAGCCCTCCAGGTGGGCGACGTGCGGACCTCCCAAGGCCGGCCTGGCGTGCTGGTCATCGATGTCACCTTCCCCAGCGTCGCTCCCTTCGAG TTGCAGGAGATCACATTTAAGAATTACTACACAGCTTTTTTGAGCATCCGTGTCCGTCAGCACACCTCTGCACACACACCTGCCAAGTGGGTGACCTGCCTGCGGGACTACTGTCTAATGCCCGACCCACACAGTGAGGAGGGAGCCCAGGAGTATGTATCGCTGTTCAAGCATCAG atgCTGTGTGACATGGCCAGAGTATTGGAGCTACGCCTGATTCTGCGGCAGCCATCACCACTGTGGCTGTCTTTCACAGTGGAGGAGCTGCAGATCTATCAGCAGGGACCAAAG AGCCCCTCCATGACCTTCCCCAAGTGGCTCTCCCACCCAGTGCCCTGTGAGCAACCTGCACTCCTCTGTGAG GGTCTCCCAGACCCCAGCAGGGTATCCTCCGAGGTGCAGCAGATGTGGGCACTGACAGAGATGATCCGGGCCAGTCACACCTCCGCGAGGATCGGCCGTTTTGAT GTGGATGGCTGTTATGACCTGAACTTGCTCTCCTACACTTGA